A single Staphylococcus muscae DNA region contains:
- a CDS encoding aldehyde dehydrogenase — MQQIKEQVQHSKDYFLTHETKSIKFRKKQLKCLSKSIKQHETALKSALLTDLGKGSIEAYATEIGYTLSSIKLMRKSIDKWSKKQAVDTPVYLFPAKSFIVKEPLGTVLIIGPFNYPFQLLFEPLIGAIAAGNTAIIKPSELTPNVAKVVENIITDTFEPEYVSVVQGGPDVIQTLLEQPFDHIFFTGSERVGKIVYKAAAEQLIPVTLELGGKSPVIIDKTANLKVASERISFGKFINTGQTCVAPDYILIDESIKEPFIHALRTTLKEFYGSHPLISEDLGHIVNERHFDRLAALMDAQKEQCIIGGERNATQRRIAPSIYDNVTVDDPLMQEEIFGPLLPIMTYKNIDDAFQFIQSRPKPLALYLFSEDENTSDRVLDELSFGGGAINDTLLHLANPNLPFGGVGASGIGQYHGKYSFDTFTHEKSYIFKTTKLESSLLFPPYQGKLDAMKKLFKK, encoded by the coding sequence ATGCAACAGATTAAAGAACAAGTCCAACATTCAAAAGATTACTTTCTGACACATGAAACAAAGTCAATTAAGTTCCGAAAAAAACAATTGAAGTGCTTATCAAAAAGTATCAAGCAGCACGAAACTGCATTAAAATCAGCATTGCTCACGGATCTGGGAAAAGGCAGTATTGAAGCATACGCAACAGAAATTGGCTATACATTAAGTAGCATTAAATTGATGCGAAAATCGATCGATAAATGGAGTAAAAAACAAGCGGTTGATACACCTGTTTATCTATTCCCTGCGAAAAGTTTCATCGTTAAAGAGCCATTAGGTACTGTACTTATCATTGGCCCTTTTAACTACCCTTTCCAACTTCTATTCGAACCTTTAATTGGGGCAATTGCAGCTGGGAACACAGCAATCATTAAACCTTCTGAATTAACACCGAATGTGGCAAAAGTCGTAGAAAACATCATTACAGACACTTTCGAGCCAGAATATGTCTCAGTTGTTCAAGGTGGACCTGATGTTATTCAAACACTGCTAGAACAACCTTTTGACCATATCTTCTTTACCGGTAGTGAACGTGTTGGTAAGATTGTCTACAAGGCTGCAGCTGAGCAACTTATTCCTGTTACGCTTGAACTCGGTGGAAAGTCCCCTGTCATCATTGATAAAACAGCTAATCTGAAAGTAGCAAGTGAACGTATTAGTTTCGGGAAATTCATCAATACGGGACAAACTTGTGTCGCACCAGATTATATTTTAATCGATGAGTCAATTAAAGAGCCTTTTATTCATGCATTGCGTACAACATTGAAAGAATTTTACGGATCGCACCCACTTATTAGTGAAGATTTAGGACATATCGTCAACGAACGCCATTTCGATCGCCTGGCTGCTTTGATGGATGCACAAAAAGAACAATGCATCATCGGTGGAGAACGCAATGCGACACAACGCCGAATTGCACCAAGCATTTATGATAACGTGACTGTCGATGATCCACTCATGCAAGAAGAAATCTTCGGACCACTGTTACCCATCATGACATATAAAAATATTGATGACGCCTTTCAGTTCATCCAGTCTCGTCCGAAGCCTTTAGCATTGTATCTCTTTAGTGAAGATGAAAATACATCAGACCGCGTACTGGATGAACTGTCATTTGGTGGTGGTGCCATTAATGATACGTTACTACACCTTGCAAACCCTAACTTACCATTCGGTGGTGTCGGCGCATCAGGTATCGGTCAATATCACGGTAAATATTCATTCGATACATTCACACATGAGAAGTCATATATTTTCAAAACGACAAAGCTTGAATCTAGCCTTCTTTTCCCACCTTATCAAGGGAAATTAGATGCGATGAAAAAGTTGTTTAAGAAATAA